One segment of Streptomyces roseifaciens DNA contains the following:
- a CDS encoding SigE family RNA polymerase sigma factor, producing the protein MNTLHSTTTSAVIRTRLHDAGRGPEKSGAVGGRGCARGTGRVRPPYMVAIDAVTYGEPKGAAGAAPGASGESKGASRAEAEFTAYVQERRASLYATAYHLTGDRHEAEDLLQSALFSTYRAWDRITDKAAVGGYLRRTMTNLHISAWRRRKLNEYPTEELPEMPGEGDAMRGTELRAVLWQALARLPELQRTMLVLRYYEGRTDPEIAEILDISVGTVKSSIWRSLRRLRDDEVIGSGRNQLESFGELVA; encoded by the coding sequence ATGAACACACTGCACAGCACCACTACCAGCGCAGTCATTCGCACGCGCCTGCACGACGCCGGACGGGGCCCGGAGAAGTCCGGTGCCGTGGGCGGGCGGGGGTGCGCCCGCGGCACCGGACGTGTGCGGCCGCCCTACATGGTGGCGATCGACGCGGTCACGTACGGGGAGCCCAAGGGAGCTGCGGGGGCGGCTCCGGGGGCATCGGGGGAGAGCAAGGGGGCGTCCAGGGCCGAGGCGGAGTTCACCGCCTACGTCCAGGAGCGCCGGGCCTCCCTGTACGCGACCGCGTACCACCTGACCGGCGACCGGCACGAGGCGGAGGACCTGCTGCAGAGCGCGCTGTTCTCCACCTACCGGGCCTGGGACCGGATCACCGACAAGGCGGCCGTCGGCGGCTACCTGCGCCGCACCATGACGAACCTGCACATCAGCGCCTGGCGCCGGCGCAAGCTCAACGAGTACCCGACCGAGGAACTGCCGGAGATGCCCGGCGAGGGCGACGCGATGCGCGGCACCGAGCTGCGCGCCGTCCTCTGGCAGGCCCTCGCCCGGCTGCCCGAGCTGCAGCGCACGATGCTCGTCCTGCGCTACTACGAGGGCCGCACGGACCCGGAGATCGCGGAGATCCTGGACATCAGCGTGGGCACGGTCAAGAGCAGCATCTGGCGCTCGCTGCGCCGCCTGCGCGACGACGAGGTCATCGGCTCCGGCCGGAACCAGCTGGAGTCCTTCGGAGAGCTCGTCGCCTGA